The Psychrosphaera ytuae genome includes a region encoding these proteins:
- a CDS encoding hydrolase, with the protein MIVESKFKPAWWLNNRHLQTIVPRFYSVPNSFRPFEQEFNLSDGDFIELIWSRSPAYIQEQSPIVLILHGLEGSVDSFYAKRMMNAVHEQGWTALLMQFRGCGKKPNRHAKSYHSGQTEDVFELIQYIKRKFPHNPLYAIGFSLGGNMLAKYVGEQDLSFLSGAVVISAPLDLAICAKAIGNGFAKVYQKYLVDKLRNKTKLKLSLMQDRFPVNIDEKGLDKIKVLTEFDEAITAPINGFDSATEYYQQCSANRFLKTVKTPTLIIHAEDDPFMTPDVVPSADMLASNVVLELSKSGGHVGFITGNNPFKPIFWTETRSIEYIKELESNRIEL; encoded by the coding sequence ATGATAGTAGAATCGAAGTTTAAACCCGCATGGTGGCTGAACAACCGCCATTTACAGACGATTGTTCCAAGGTTTTATTCTGTTCCAAATTCGTTCCGTCCGTTTGAACAAGAGTTCAATTTATCCGATGGTGATTTTATCGAACTGATTTGGAGTCGCTCCCCTGCTTATATCCAAGAGCAGTCGCCAATCGTTTTGATTTTGCATGGTCTTGAGGGGTCTGTTGATAGTTTCTACGCCAAACGAATGATGAATGCCGTTCACGAACAAGGTTGGACTGCATTACTCATGCAATTTAGAGGCTGTGGCAAAAAGCCAAATCGCCATGCCAAAAGCTACCATTCAGGTCAAACAGAAGATGTGTTTGAACTGATCCAATATATAAAACGCAAATTTCCACACAATCCACTTTACGCTATTGGCTTTTCGCTCGGTGGCAATATGCTAGCGAAATACGTCGGCGAACAAGATCTGTCATTTTTAAGTGGTGCCGTGGTGATTTCTGCACCTCTTGATTTAGCCATTTGTGCCAAAGCAATAGGTAACGGATTTGCCAAGGTTTATCAAAAGTACTTAGTCGATAAACTTCGTAACAAAACCAAACTCAAACTGTCATTGATGCAAGATCGCTTTCCCGTCAATATAGATGAGAAAGGGCTTGATAAAATTAAGGTCCTAACCGAGTTTGATGAAGCGATAACGGCCCCTATCAATGGTTTTGATAGTGCAACCGAGTACTATCAACAATGCAGTGCCAATCGCTTCTTGAAAACAGTAAAAACTCCGACTCTCATCATTCATGCAGAGGACGATCCCTTTATGACGCCTGACGTTGTGCCGTCAGCCGACATGCTCGCTAGTAATGTCGTTTTGGAATTGAGTAAATCCGGCGGCCACGTCGGTTTTATTACTGGTAATAATCCGTTCAAACCGATTTTTTGGACTGAAACTAGAAGCATCGAATATATCAAAGAGCTTGAGTCTAATAGGATCGAACTATGA
- a CDS encoding YheU family protein, with protein sequence MIVPWQQLNPDTLESILEEFIMREGTDYGEYEVSLDDKKSQLQEQLRRGDIVLVYSELHETVNLMPASEFKG encoded by the coding sequence ATGATTGTGCCATGGCAGCAATTAAACCCTGATACGCTCGAGAGTATTCTTGAAGAGTTTATCATGCGTGAGGGTACCGATTACGGCGAATATGAAGTCTCATTGGATGACAAAAAAAGTCAGTTACAAGAGCAACTTCGTCGTGGAGACATTGTATTGGTTTATTCTGAGTTACACGAAACCGTAAACCTAATGCCAGCTTCTGAATTCAAAGGCTGA
- the cysQ gene encoding 3'(2'),5'-bisphosphate nucleotidase CysQ has translation MDRDLKELATEVRHIAKRAGEAILEFFSDKDFEQFSKADESPVTSADFAANDVVINALKALTPNTPIVSEESEGLQLSDRESWSEYWLVDPLDGTQEFVAGRPDFAVNIALIRNNQPVLGVIHAPVTGEFYWAAKGLGAYKVKKQKQTRLEANIIDPTKPHLIVAISRVQTLETITKYIKPGISLQFISLGSCALKSCLVAEGKADIYIRVGPTGEWDTGAPQIIVEEAGGLIIDSEFEPLSYNQRESLLNPDFFVGADRSLDWSTVIIPHGSRRD, from the coding sequence GTGGATCGAGATCTAAAAGAACTAGCAACCGAAGTACGCCATATCGCAAAGCGCGCTGGTGAGGCAATATTAGAGTTCTTTTCGGATAAAGATTTTGAGCAATTTAGCAAGGCCGATGAATCTCCAGTTACGAGCGCAGATTTTGCTGCAAACGATGTGGTGATTAATGCGCTCAAAGCACTGACACCAAACACACCAATTGTGTCAGAAGAAAGTGAAGGTTTGCAGTTAAGTGACCGCGAATCATGGTCAGAGTATTGGCTCGTTGACCCCCTTGATGGAACTCAAGAGTTTGTTGCCGGACGTCCTGACTTTGCTGTAAATATTGCCCTGATTCGAAATAACCAACCCGTGTTAGGTGTTATTCATGCACCTGTGACTGGCGAGTTTTATTGGGCCGCCAAAGGATTAGGGGCGTACAAGGTTAAAAAACAAAAACAGACTCGCCTTGAAGCCAATATCATCGACCCAACCAAGCCACACCTTATTGTTGCGATAAGTCGTGTACAGACCCTCGAAACTATTACCAAGTACATCAAACCAGGCATCAGTTTACAGTTTATATCGCTAGGTAGCTGCGCACTAAAATCATGTTTGGTGGCAGAAGGCAAAGCCGACATTTACATTCGAGTTGGGCCGACTGGAGAGTGGGATACAGGTGCTCCACAAATTATCGTTGAAGAGGCTGGGGGACTTATCATTGACTCTGAGTTTGAGCCTTTGAGTTACAACCAACGAGAGTCACTACTAAATCCGGACTTTTTTGTTGGCGCTGATCGCAGCTTAGACTGGTCGACAGTGATCATTCCGCACGGCTCCCGCCGAGATTAA
- the nudE gene encoding ADP compounds hydrolase NudE: protein MSGKQKEPVTREWQNQTLPEIESAELVAQSKLFKIEQIDLTFANGEKRIYERMKGSGRGAVMVVPCLNDDEMMLVREYAAGTHTYELGFPKGLIDAGETPEEAANRELKEEIGFGARRLTKLKTLLTAPTYSSAKMHIFIASDLYEASLPGDEPEPLEKEVWSWSAFQDLMEHPDFNESRSVSALLMAKSLLKK, encoded by the coding sequence ATGTCGGGAAAACAAAAAGAACCAGTCACTCGAGAATGGCAAAACCAAACCCTTCCAGAGATTGAAAGTGCCGAGCTGGTGGCACAAAGCAAGCTATTTAAAATCGAGCAAATTGACCTTACGTTTGCAAATGGCGAAAAGCGCATCTATGAAAGAATGAAGGGTTCGGGCCGTGGAGCAGTTATGGTTGTCCCTTGTTTAAACGATGATGAAATGATGTTAGTTCGAGAGTATGCGGCCGGAACCCATACTTACGAATTAGGTTTTCCAAAAGGTTTGATAGATGCTGGTGAAACACCGGAAGAAGCGGCTAATCGAGAATTAAAAGAAGAAATAGGGTTTGGTGCTCGACGCTTAACTAAGCTCAAAACCTTACTAACAGCGCCGACTTATTCTTCGGCAAAAATGCATATTTTTATTGCATCAGACTTGTACGAAGCGTCGTTGCCTGGTGATGAGCCAGAGCCATTGGAAAAAGAAGTTTGGTCATGGTCTGCGTTTCAGGACTTAATGGAACACCCTGATTTTAATGAATCAAGAAGTGTAAGTGCGCTATTGATGGCGAAGTCTCTACTTAAAAAATAA
- the yrfG gene encoding GMP/IMP nucleotidase, whose protein sequence is MLNWTNIDTVLLDMDGTLLDLHFDNHFWMEHTPKAYAVKHGISLEHAKILLKEKNDEVYGQLEWYCLDYWQTTLDLPIVELKREIQHLIQLRDDTIPFLDALKGAGKEVILVTNAHPNSLSLKVERTELDTHIDQLISCHQFGECKESQKLWHQLEAHLGFDPKRTLFVDDSMRVLKSAKQYGIAHLLAVANPDSKKAAWPLDGFVNVTDYRNIIDDIK, encoded by the coding sequence ATGCTTAATTGGACGAATATCGACACAGTATTGTTAGATATGGACGGGACCCTTCTCGACCTGCATTTTGACAATCACTTTTGGATGGAACACACCCCAAAAGCCTATGCAGTAAAACACGGCATTTCACTAGAGCACGCCAAAATCTTACTTAAAGAAAAGAACGATGAAGTATATGGTCAACTCGAGTGGTACTGCTTAGATTATTGGCAAACAACGTTAGATTTGCCCATCGTCGAGCTAAAACGTGAAATACAACACCTAATCCAACTTCGCGATGACACTATTCCGTTTTTGGACGCGCTCAAAGGGGCTGGTAAAGAAGTAATATTAGTGACGAATGCGCACCCTAACTCTTTAAGCCTCAAAGTCGAACGTACCGAGTTGGACACTCACATAGACCAGTTAATCTCTTGTCATCAATTTGGAGAATGCAAAGAGAGCCAGAAGCTATGGCATCAACTCGAGGCCCACTTAGGCTTTGATCCCAAGCGAACCTTGTTCGTCGATGACTCAATGAGGGTTTTAAAATCGGCTAAGCAGTACGGTATTGCTCACCTTCTCGCAGTAGCAAATCCAGATAGTAAAAAAGCGGCTTGGCCACTCGATGGTTTTGTTAACGTAACTGACTATCGCAATATAATCGACGACATTAAGTAG
- a CDS encoding DUF3833 domain-containing protein, whose translation MRRSTITSLLASMALLTGCSTNVEEYEGTTPKFELDSYFNGDVVAWGMVQDYTDKVTRRFCVEMTGTWQQGKTPGERTGELDEMFYYADGEVDQRIWQLVKSPSGQYSGTAADVTGQAKGEAIGFGFQWQYTLNLNLDGSNYSFFLDDWMYQLDEYRMMNRTKMKKFGITVAEITIFFDKQTPLRSCDKPT comes from the coding sequence GTGAGACGCTCAACGATAACCAGTTTACTCGCCTCTATGGCACTACTGACAGGCTGTAGTACCAATGTGGAAGAATACGAAGGGACAACGCCTAAGTTCGAATTAGACAGTTACTTTAACGGTGATGTGGTCGCTTGGGGTATGGTTCAAGATTATACAGATAAGGTGACAAGGCGTTTTTGTGTCGAAATGACTGGGACATGGCAACAGGGTAAAACACCAGGAGAACGCACTGGTGAACTCGATGAAATGTTCTATTACGCCGATGGTGAGGTCGATCAAAGGATTTGGCAATTGGTCAAATCACCATCAGGACAATATTCAGGAACCGCTGCAGATGTAACTGGACAGGCTAAGGGTGAGGCAATAGGGTTTGGTTTTCAGTGGCAATACACACTAAACCTAAACCTCGATGGCTCTAATTATTCATTCTTCTTGGACGATTGGATGTATCAATTAGATGAATACCGCATGATGAACCGAACCAAAATGAAAAAATTTGGTATAACTGTCGCCGAAATTACCATCTTTTTCGATAAACAAACGCCATTGAGATCTTGCGATAAGCCTACTTAA
- a CDS encoding chalcone isomerase family protein, which produces MTSLRGLTIKSLCTALCMICAFAVELVHASSAITTDQHQHSSTPVTSYQIDGATFKTSASTQLKQVGMAEFSYLFWDVYDSYLFNHSGKIDPNYTWYEQAPLVLEIRYKRDIKADELIDSTIEQWQHLNLKADQYEAYVPWLKKVWPNLKKGDRLALLVQDGQSVFFYNQQELARQPDPYFARIFLDIWLSPDTSEPKLRKKLLGIK; this is translated from the coding sequence ATGACAAGTTTAAGAGGACTGACGATAAAATCACTTTGTACAGCGCTTTGTATGATTTGTGCTTTTGCTGTAGAGCTAGTGCATGCAAGTTCAGCTATAACAACTGATCAGCACCAACACAGCTCGACTCCAGTAACGTCCTATCAAATTGACGGAGCAACATTTAAAACCTCAGCATCGACACAACTTAAACAAGTCGGTATGGCTGAATTTAGTTATTTGTTTTGGGATGTATATGACAGCTATTTGTTTAACCATTCGGGCAAGATAGACCCTAATTATACATGGTATGAACAAGCCCCCTTGGTATTAGAAATCCGCTATAAGAGAGATATTAAAGCCGACGAGCTCATAGATAGCACGATTGAACAATGGCAGCACTTAAATCTCAAAGCCGACCAATATGAAGCTTATGTACCTTGGTTGAAAAAAGTGTGGCCGAATCTAAAAAAAGGCGATCGGCTTGCACTTCTGGTTCAAGATGGTCAGTCGGTGTTTTTTTACAATCAACAAGAGTTGGCACGGCAACCTGACCCGTATTTTGCCAGAATCTTTTTAGATATTTGGCTTTCTCCTGATACAAGTGAGCCAAAGTTACGTAAGAAACTGCTAGGTATTAAATAA
- a CDS encoding DUF2878 domain-containing protein: MLLNFVFFQLIWFGSILIGNAFIPLAALIFFLHFRFTSETQHDKKIMAIAALIGVVVDSLLMFFGVFEFQHGLLVHWLIPPWLVVLWMAFAMTLNHSLAYFQKQPLLAFIGGAVSGPLSYLAGVKLGAIQIGYSYSVTFIVFAFIWGPLFWGLTRYIDWLNHPSPSDSNLNHLQNQNRS; this comes from the coding sequence GTGCTACTCAACTTTGTTTTCTTTCAACTTATTTGGTTTGGGTCCATTTTAATCGGCAACGCTTTTATACCGTTGGCCGCTCTTATCTTTTTTCTCCACTTTCGCTTTACTTCAGAAACTCAACACGACAAGAAAATCATGGCAATTGCGGCCTTAATTGGTGTGGTTGTTGATTCGTTATTGATGTTTTTCGGCGTGTTCGAATTTCAGCATGGCTTACTCGTCCATTGGCTAATCCCGCCCTGGTTGGTGGTACTTTGGATGGCGTTTGCAATGACCTTAAATCACAGCCTTGCGTATTTTCAAAAACAACCTTTACTTGCTTTTATCGGTGGTGCGGTCTCCGGGCCTCTTAGTTATTTAGCGGGAGTCAAACTTGGCGCGATTCAAATAGGCTACAGTTATTCAGTAACGTTTATCGTATTTGCATTTATTTGGGGGCCGTTGTTTTGGGGTTTGACTCGATATATCGATTGGTTAAACCATCCATCGCCTTCAGACAGCAACTTAAATCACCTTCAAAACCAAAATAGGAGTTGA
- the glgC gene encoding glucose-1-phosphate adenylyltransferase codes for MTIPQERYVSALTKDTMALILAGGRGSRLEELTAWRAKPSVYFGGKFRIIDFPLSNCVNSGIRKIGVLTQYKAHSLIRHLINGWSHFKREFGETVEIMPASQRYSENWYLGTADAIYQNLDIIRGMRCKYIVILSGDHIYKMDYGPMVAQHVERGADMTVSCIETSIEEAAGAFGVMQVDESNRVLDFCEKPENPACLPHDSTKTLASMGNYVFNTDFLLDLVERDAKASDSSHDFGKDIIPAIISDHKVYAYKFRAPNPNEPAYWRDVGTLDSFWEANMEMIATTPALNLYDQSWPIWTYQSQLPSAKFVFDDDEKCGMAIESVVSAGCIISGAKVKRSLLFSNVRVEVYSQVNDSVILPNVTISKGCQIRKAIIDRGCVIPEGMTIGIDHEQDRQNGFRVTNKGVVLVTRTMLGVAHGYSFEE; via the coding sequence ATGACAATACCACAGGAACGTTACGTCAGTGCACTGACAAAAGATACCATGGCGCTTATTCTCGCAGGGGGGCGTGGCAGTCGATTAGAGGAGCTGACAGCCTGGCGAGCAAAGCCCTCTGTTTATTTTGGTGGTAAGTTTAGGATCATCGATTTTCCTCTTTCAAATTGTGTAAACTCAGGGATTCGAAAAATCGGTGTGCTTACTCAATACAAAGCGCATTCGTTAATCCGACATCTTATAAACGGCTGGAGTCACTTCAAACGCGAATTTGGTGAAACGGTCGAGATCATGCCCGCTTCGCAGCGCTATTCTGAGAATTGGTACTTAGGTACCGCTGACGCTATTTATCAAAACCTAGACATAATCCGTGGAATGCGGTGCAAGTATATTGTCATTCTGTCAGGCGATCATATTTACAAAATGGACTATGGACCTATGGTCGCGCAGCACGTTGAGCGCGGAGCTGATATGACAGTATCCTGTATTGAAACCTCAATAGAAGAGGCGGCTGGCGCGTTCGGAGTCATGCAAGTCGACGAAAGTAACCGAGTACTAGACTTTTGTGAGAAGCCGGAAAATCCTGCCTGTTTACCACATGACAGCACCAAGACACTTGCCTCTATGGGAAATTATGTGTTCAACACTGACTTCTTATTAGATCTTGTAGAACGAGATGCAAAAGCATCAGACTCTAGTCACGACTTTGGCAAGGATATTATTCCGGCGATTATTTCTGATCACAAAGTATATGCGTATAAATTCCGTGCGCCTAACCCTAACGAGCCTGCTTATTGGCGAGATGTTGGTACCCTAGACTCGTTTTGGGAAGCAAACATGGAAATGATTGCGACGACACCAGCGTTAAACCTTTATGATCAAAGTTGGCCAATTTGGACATATCAATCGCAGTTACCATCCGCCAAATTTGTGTTCGATGACGACGAAAAATGCGGAATGGCTATCGAGTCAGTTGTCTCTGCTGGTTGTATTATTTCAGGGGCTAAGGTAAAGCGTTCGTTATTGTTTTCAAATGTTCGAGTAGAAGTGTATAGCCAGGTTAATGACTCAGTTATCTTGCCAAATGTGACTATTTCCAAAGGGTGTCAAATCCGCAAGGCAATTATTGACCGAGGTTGTGTTATTCCTGAGGGAATGACGATTGGTATCGATCACGAGCAAGACAGGCAAAACGGCTTTAGGGTAACGAACAAGGGCGTGGTTCTTGTTACTCGTACAATGCTGGGTGTTGCACATGGTTACTCATTCGAGGAGTGA
- a CDS encoding type II secretion system protein N, translating to MSVARLSVLFVIALIIFAVFLTPVSIIASLLTPPKGVAYQQLQGTLWQGKASALQVNNIVLNNVTWTLSVPSLLVGNADLDVKFGNARNADEISGKGNIRLGMSSIQANDLIVRVPAETVKPMLPVPVGRVGGRVILEVDAYSSSTEFVQNPTTPVCSELTGTLVWTKSEVVFNNPIRMGAISADLSCSDNILVARFNGDNELGLEGDANIASANQFNFDGFVKPQPHLPAEVHQGIAMFAKLDPQGRYPIKL from the coding sequence ATGTCAGTAGCTCGATTAAGTGTATTGTTTGTTATCGCGCTAATTATCTTTGCGGTATTTTTGACTCCTGTGTCCATTATCGCATCCCTTTTAACACCTCCAAAAGGGGTTGCATACCAGCAACTTCAGGGAACGCTGTGGCAAGGCAAAGCATCAGCGCTTCAAGTGAACAATATTGTTCTCAATAATGTCACTTGGACGTTATCGGTCCCTTCTTTACTAGTGGGCAACGCCGATTTGGACGTTAAATTTGGTAATGCTCGCAATGCTGATGAAATCAGTGGCAAAGGAAATATTCGATTAGGAATGAGCTCTATTCAAGCTAATGACCTCATTGTCCGTGTGCCCGCAGAAACTGTTAAGCCAATGTTGCCAGTGCCTGTAGGGCGCGTTGGTGGGCGTGTGATTCTAGAAGTTGATGCTTATTCAAGTAGTACCGAATTTGTCCAAAACCCTACTACACCTGTCTGTTCTGAATTAACAGGAACTTTAGTTTGGACGAAATCGGAAGTGGTTTTTAATAACCCGATTAGAATGGGCGCAATCAGTGCTGACCTTAGTTGCTCTGATAATATTTTAGTTGCCCGATTTAACGGCGACAACGAGCTTGGATTGGAAGGAGATGCAAACATCGCCTCTGCAAATCAGTTTAACTTTGATGGCTTTGTCAAACCTCAACCTCACTTACCTGCCGAAGTTCATCAGGGTATAGCAATGTTTGCGAAGTTAGACCCTCAAGGCCGTTATCCAATAAAGTTGTAA
- a CDS encoding type II secretion system protein M, with protein MSAFQSLKEKLLGFYQSKNESEQRLLVILAVTVLLFGIVSVYLSVANGLADTEKKLSRQLELNSWAEQQIAIIKQSQGNGRATDNSGSMTEVINTSARRFNITLARLQPQQNNYVKVGLEDVNFNQLMQWLTQLQNTYSIRAANIDISKTETQGIVRVRRLDLERI; from the coding sequence ATGAGTGCGTTTCAATCACTAAAAGAAAAGCTCCTAGGTTTTTATCAATCTAAGAATGAAAGTGAGCAACGATTATTAGTAATTTTAGCTGTTACTGTGCTTTTGTTTGGTATCGTTAGTGTTTATCTTTCGGTTGCCAATGGCCTGGCAGATACTGAGAAAAAACTGAGTCGTCAGCTAGAACTGAACAGCTGGGCAGAGCAACAAATCGCAATTATCAAACAGTCTCAAGGCAATGGCAGAGCCACTGATAACTCTGGTTCGATGACAGAGGTGATTAATACCTCTGCGCGTCGTTTTAATATTACGTTGGCAAGACTACAGCCGCAGCAAAATAACTATGTAAAAGTTGGACTTGAAGACGTTAACTTTAATCAATTAATGCAGTGGCTAACCCAGTTACAAAATACCTATAGTATACGTGCGGCCAACATTGATATTTCAAAAACAGAGACGCAAGGCATAGTTCGAGTGCGTCGATTAGACTTGGAGCGCATTTGA